Proteins from one Clostridia bacterium genomic window:
- a CDS encoding peptide ABC transporter substrate-binding protein gives MKKKSLMICLALLLTLSTLLSACAPKAPVQGDGAAAPAAAEKSINILMESEPPNIDPQIATDLYSFFVAGHVLEGLVRVYDGKVIPGAAEKWEISPDGLTYTFHLRDSKWSDGVPVKAKDFEYSILRLLDPKTAADYAEVMGFYIKNAAKFYSGEITDKSQVGVKAVDDKTLVITLESPTGYFLRLLGFVSYLPTREDMVAKFGQAYSSEPDKMVYNGPYIVKEWKHEESVTLAKNPNFWDKDNIKMDTIECPIVSDLKTAVNMFEAGDLDFSSIPADLLDTYIQNGKAKMNPNGGLYFVQFNYSSKTNGQILGNTNFRKAISYAIDRDSLMKAVFKRGTAASRYVPNNIMGLNDKFDEENSLNALPAKFDSAEAKKYFDLALKELNLTADKFPTIKLLGADTADARKYCEALQDMILKNLGIKIELINVPSKQRLQAVKDRDYEMVYANWFPDFDDPMTYLDIWITGGGFNRSDYTNPKYDALIKEAKSATDEKVRQQKMFEAEKIVLEDMIVVPLHWAANAGLESDRMVNFKRSMVGADPDLTFVDVK, from the coding sequence ATGAAAAAGAAGTCATTAATGATTTGCCTTGCGTTATTGCTAACATTAAGCACACTGCTGTCCGCATGTGCTCCTAAAGCGCCTGTTCAGGGAGATGGTGCAGCAGCTCCGGCAGCAGCTGAAAAGTCTATCAACATTCTTATGGAGTCAGAACCACCGAACATTGACCCACAGATTGCCACAGACTTATATTCTTTCTTCGTAGCAGGACATGTGCTTGAAGGACTTGTAAGAGTTTATGACGGCAAAGTAATACCTGGTGCAGCTGAAAAGTGGGAAATATCACCTGATGGACTTACATATACCTTCCACCTGAGAGATTCAAAATGGAGCGATGGAGTACCTGTTAAAGCTAAGGATTTTGAATACTCAATATTGAGGCTTTTAGATCCCAAAACAGCTGCAGATTATGCTGAAGTTATGGGCTTCTATATTAAAAACGCCGCAAAATTCTACAGTGGAGAGATTACAGACAAATCCCAGGTCGGTGTAAAAGCGGTTGATGATAAGACTTTGGTAATAACTCTTGAAAGCCCAACCGGATATTTCCTGAGATTGCTTGGCTTTGTAAGCTACCTTCCTACAAGGGAGGATATGGTAGCAAAATTTGGTCAGGCATATTCATCTGAACCGGACAAGATGGTTTATAACGGACCATACATTGTTAAGGAATGGAAGCATGAGGAAAGTGTAACACTTGCAAAGAATCCTAATTTCTGGGATAAAGATAATATTAAAATGGATACCATTGAGTGTCCAATAGTTTCAGATCTCAAGACAGCCGTTAATATGTTTGAAGCAGGAGATTTGGATTTCAGCTCCATACCTGCTGATTTGTTAGATACTTATATCCAGAATGGAAAAGCTAAAATGAATCCTAACGGCGGCTTGTATTTTGTGCAGTTCAACTATAGCAGCAAGACTAATGGCCAAATATTAGGAAATACTAACTTCAGAAAAGCCATATCTTATGCTATCGACAGGGATAGTTTGATGAAAGCTGTGTTTAAGAGGGGTACAGCAGCATCTCGATATGTACCTAATAACATAATGGGCTTGAATGACAAGTTTGATGAGGAGAATTCATTGAATGCACTGCCGGCAAAGTTTGATTCTGCAGAAGCAAAGAAATACTTTGATTTGGCTCTTAAAGAGCTTAATTTGACAGCAGACAAATTTCCAACAATAAAGCTTTTAGGAGCAGATACAGCTGATGCCAGGAAGTATTGTGAAGCTTTACAGGATATGATTCTTAAAAATCTCGGTATAAAGATAGAACTTATAAACGTTCCTTCAAAGCAGAGGCTGCAGGCTGTCAAGGATAGGGATTATGAAATGGTTTACGCCAACTGGTTCCCTGATTTTGATGATCCAATGACTTATCTTGATATATGGATCACAGGCGGCGGCTTCAACCGTTCAGACTATACAAATCCGAAATATGACGCTTTGATTAAGGAAGCAAAATCAGCTACTGATGAAAAAGTAAGACAGCAAAAGATGTTTGAGGCAGAAAAAATTGTTCTTGAAGACATGATAGTTGTTCCGCTTCACTGGGCAGCTAATGCAGGTTTGGAGTCAGACAGGATGGTCAACTTTAAACGTTCCATGGTTGGTGCAGACCCAGACCTCACTTTCGTAGATGTAAAATAA
- a CDS encoding M55 family metallopeptidase has protein sequence MKKIYVSVDLEGIGGIVSTIQVGAVENAFYSEARRLMAGEANAVIEGINQAGGLAVIGDSHGNELNIPIELLKGDFLLCCGQDKMLSMMGGMDDTYSGVILLGYHSRFGTPMAIMDHTYSPTTLRELKINGVPVGESEINAEVAGYFNVPVLMVSGDDVTMAQVRKSFPTIETVAVKKSIGRYSALCEPVDKVRKKLSEAARMVTENIEKYGYLYKSKPPIRMEFAWNTAVMAELCTYVPGVVRVDERTTAYECSDYIEAFKLFTVFRRLATSVADRNYL, from the coding sequence ATGAAGAAAATTTACGTTTCAGTAGATTTGGAAGGTATAGGCGGTATTGTTAGTACCATTCAGGTAGGAGCTGTTGAAAATGCTTTCTACAGCGAAGCAAGGAGGCTTATGGCAGGGGAAGCCAATGCTGTAATAGAAGGCATCAACCAAGCAGGTGGATTAGCCGTTATAGGCGACTCTCACGGCAATGAGCTGAATATACCAATTGAGCTTTTAAAAGGAGATTTTCTGCTATGCTGCGGCCAGGATAAGATGCTTTCAATGATGGGTGGTATGGATGATACATACAGCGGTGTCATATTGCTTGGCTATCACTCGCGATTCGGCACTCCTATGGCAATTATGGACCATACTTACAGCCCTACAACTCTTCGGGAATTGAAAATCAATGGCGTTCCAGTGGGAGAGTCTGAAATAAACGCTGAGGTAGCAGGGTACTTTAATGTGCCTGTACTAATGGTAAGCGGTGATGATGTCACAATGGCACAGGTAAGGAAATCCTTTCCTACTATTGAGACGGTAGCAGTAAAGAAGAGTATTGGCAGATATTCAGCACTCTGCGAGCCGGTTGACAAAGTTAGAAAGAAGCTTTCTGAGGCTGCAAGGATGGTCACTGAGAACATTGAAAAGTATGGGTATCTCTACAAGTCAAAACCTCCTATACGCATGGAATTTGCGTGGAATACAGCTGTAATGGCAGAACTGTGTACTTATGTGCCCGGGGTTGTCAGAGTGGATGAAAGGACGACTGCGTATGAGTGCAGCGATTACATTGAAGCCTTTAAGCTGTTCACTGTATTCAGAAGGCTCGCAACCTCGGTAGCGGATAGAAATTATCTATAA
- a CDS encoding NlpC/P60 family protein: protein MERAVVLKNVASLNLLPDLNSELADEVLHGMVLEIVERKYDPWYKVKTLYDYYGYVNKNDLIIDDAAASKWQNENYAIWRLTADVMTEPKYGSRIAATLVRGCLIRYTGVYENKWEKIGLADGSWGWIRTGFANYIEKLSTVDDEEKLRSRIVSIAMDYLDTQYRWGGKSHFGIDCSGLAAMAYMMNGYLLPRDGGPQQEYLKAIKREEAKPGDLVFFPGHVAVYIGDDNYIHATGREGYTLINSFNKDSKLYREDLDKGQTGTCTIFGMFNK, encoded by the coding sequence ATGGAAAGAGCTGTAGTATTGAAAAATGTAGCATCACTTAATCTGCTGCCGGATTTGAACAGCGAACTGGCGGATGAAGTACTTCATGGAATGGTGCTGGAGATAGTTGAAAGGAAGTATGACCCATGGTATAAAGTTAAGACATTATATGATTATTATGGGTATGTGAATAAAAATGATTTGATTATTGATGACGCCGCAGCTTCTAAATGGCAGAACGAGAATTATGCAATTTGGAGACTGACAGCGGATGTCATGACTGAACCCAAATACGGCAGTAGAATTGCAGCTACTCTGGTAAGGGGCTGCCTGATAAGGTATACCGGAGTTTATGAGAATAAGTGGGAAAAGATAGGCCTTGCAGACGGAAGCTGGGGTTGGATAAGAACCGGTTTTGCCAATTATATAGAGAAGCTGTCTACAGTAGATGATGAAGAGAAGCTGCGCAGCAGAATTGTAAGCATAGCTATGGATTACCTTGACACCCAATACAGGTGGGGTGGGAAAAGCCATTTTGGGATTGATTGCTCCGGATTGGCTGCCATGGCTTATATGATGAATGGCTACCTGCTTCCGAGAGATGGGGGTCCACAGCAGGAATATTTGAAGGCTATAAAGAGAGAGGAAGCAAAACCGGGAGACCTGGTTTTTTTCCCTGGTCATGTAGCGGTTTATATTGGAGACGACAATTATATACATGCAACTGGCAGAGAAGGGTATACGCTCATAAACAGCTTTAATAAAGACAGTAAATTGTACAGGGAGGATCTTGATAAAGGTCAGACCGGTACATGTACAATATTTGGAATGTTTAATAAATAA
- a CDS encoding dipeptide epimerase: MKIKHIETMMITTPLKKPFKTALRQTSISESIIVKIHSDDGQVGFGGAAPTAVITGDTLDSIRGAIENFIGPAIIGIDIEEFDTLMKKLHSSIFRNTSAKAAIDMALYDLYGKHFKIPLYKLFGGARKEIESDITVSVNSPEEMAQDAVDYIKRGYTTLKTKVGVDSELDIIRIKRIREAIGNNVKLRLDANQGWFAKEAVRTIRKLEDMGMNIELVEQPVKAHDFEGLKYVTDNVDTPIMADESLFSPEDGFSILKLRAADILNIKLMKCGGLHNALKINAMAESCGVECMLGSMIESKIGITAAAHLACGKLNITRADLDAVDLMAEDPIDGGVKVTGSRHVIPESYGLGINGLK, encoded by the coding sequence ATGAAAATAAAACATATTGAGACAATGATGATTACTACTCCATTGAAGAAGCCCTTTAAAACTGCACTGAGACAAACAAGTATATCAGAGAGTATAATTGTCAAGATACACAGCGATGACGGACAGGTAGGTTTTGGGGGTGCGGCTCCAACGGCAGTTATAACAGGGGATACTTTGGATTCGATAAGAGGTGCAATTGAAAATTTTATTGGCCCGGCAATAATAGGGATAGATATAGAAGAGTTTGATACATTGATGAAGAAGCTTCATAGCTCTATTTTTAGAAACACCAGCGCAAAAGCCGCCATTGATATGGCCTTATATGATTTATACGGAAAGCATTTCAAAATACCGCTGTATAAGCTCTTCGGAGGAGCAAGGAAGGAAATTGAATCGGATATTACAGTTAGTGTAAACTCACCTGAAGAAATGGCTCAAGATGCTGTAGACTATATAAAAAGAGGATATACAACTTTGAAAACAAAGGTAGGCGTAGACAGCGAGCTTGACATTATCAGGATAAAAAGAATCAGAGAGGCGATAGGTAATAATGTAAAGCTTCGTCTTGATGCGAACCAGGGCTGGTTTGCAAAGGAAGCCGTAAGGACAATCAGGAAGCTCGAAGATATGGGAATGAATATTGAGCTTGTGGAGCAGCCTGTTAAAGCCCATGATTTTGAAGGTTTGAAGTATGTGACAGATAATGTGGATACTCCTATTATGGCAGATGAGTCACTGTTCTCACCTGAGGACGGGTTCAGCATACTTAAGCTTAGAGCAGCTGATATTTTGAATATTAAGCTCATGAAATGCGGAGGGCTGCATAATGCACTTAAGATAAATGCTATGGCTGAAAGCTGTGGTGTGGAATGTATGCTTGGAAGCATGATTGAGAGCAAGATAGGAATTACAGCAGCAGCGCATCTGGCCTGCGGCAAGCTTAATATAACAAGAGCGGATCTTGATGCAGTAGATTTGATGGCTGAGGATCCTATCGACGGTGGTGTTAAGGTAACAGGGAGCAGGCATGTGATACCTGAAAGCTATGGACTGGGCATCAATGGATTAAAGTAA
- a CDS encoding serine hydrolase — MIEKVITDLLSSMEGEFSVILKDLRNGRVYFEKAADRQVPSASTIKILIMVEAFKRIMLGGLDLDRKINVSDNEKVEFSLITEMSTVQFTLKDMIVLMMTISDNTATNVLIELLGMENINNTGVEIGLEGTVLQRKMMDFEAAGKGRQNLTIPRDLVKLVEKLYKNEILTPEACSQMLKIMSTVIGRDYMIRDLPVDIRVAHKTGELDGINHDVGIIYTTNCDYVLGIFATGLKDNITGRKYIAQISKVVFDHIYKLGGIE, encoded by the coding sequence ATGATTGAAAAAGTTATAACGGATTTATTAAGCTCCATGGAAGGAGAATTCTCCGTAATTCTAAAAGATCTGAGAAACGGAAGAGTTTACTTTGAGAAGGCTGCCGACAGGCAAGTTCCATCAGCAAGTACAATAAAAATACTGATAATGGTTGAAGCTTTCAAAAGGATTATGCTAGGCGGGCTGGATTTGGACAGAAAAATAAATGTTAGTGATAATGAGAAGGTAGAATTCAGCTTAATTACCGAAATGAGTACTGTTCAATTTACATTGAAGGATATGATAGTCCTGATGATGACTATCAGTGACAATACAGCGACCAATGTGCTTATTGAATTGCTTGGGATGGAGAACATCAATAACACAGGGGTGGAAATAGGACTTGAAGGCACAGTACTTCAAAGAAAGATGATGGATTTTGAAGCTGCTGGGAAAGGCAGGCAAAACCTAACAATACCAAGGGATCTGGTGAAGCTTGTTGAGAAGCTTTACAAAAATGAGATCCTGACACCAGAAGCTTGCAGCCAGATGCTGAAGATTATGAGCACTGTGATTGGCAGGGATTATATGATAAGAGACCTGCCTGTTGATATAAGAGTTGCACATAAGACCGGTGAACTGGATGGAATCAACCACGATGTAGGAATAATCTACACAACCAACTGCGATTACGTCTTGGGAATATTCGCAACAGGCCTTAAGGACAATATCACCGGGAGAAAATATATAGCACAGATATCTAAAGTAGTATTTGACCATATATATAAGTTAGGAGGAATAGAATGA
- a CDS encoding DUF3870 domain-containing protein: protein MIYPEDTLYIIGNSKSQMNNPITQMYGQFFIGFIVENESGNIIDVECNAIITLTNNILKDILIKENMATDYATVKARVTRRYLGSSQKAILVAFKDAQKKYLDFKRGKPVEL, encoded by the coding sequence ATGATCTACCCTGAAGATACATTATATATAATCGGTAATTCCAAATCCCAGATGAACAACCCAATTACACAAATGTACGGTCAATTTTTCATCGGTTTCATTGTAGAAAACGAAAGCGGCAATATTATAGACGTTGAATGCAACGCCATAATCACCCTTACAAACAATATATTGAAAGACATCTTAATTAAGGAAAACATGGCCACTGATTATGCCACAGTCAAAGCCCGGGTTACCAGGCGTTATCTTGGCTCCTCACAAAAAGCCATTTTAGTGGCCTTTAAGGATGCGCAGAAGAAATACCTGGACTTTAAAAGAGGTAAGCCTGTCGAGCTATAA
- a CDS encoding amidohydrolase family protein, whose translation MELAINNSLVIDPKNKVYSKLNIAVNNGKVAEITQKRLSADVTIDADGMVTAPGFIDAHMHEGDYDNVRDSFDTGIFECMLRMGVTTAIGGNCGSGPEDPGEYLDAADRLGLPINLALLVPHNTLRQRVKAADKYRAVGIEDAYAMKELAENWLNCGCIGISFGIRYIPGIDRRELHIISEAAVESRKVIAAHIRDDASVVIPSIAEIMDIADRFGIPVQISHIGSMGGYGQMDEVLAFIDYHRSRGLDVYADCYPYSAFSTCIGETTYDDGFLERYGTSYESIEIAEGPYRGSRCTKGLFEKLRAEAPDTLTIGHVMKESEILKALAHPGVLIGSDGFMHCGEGHPRAAGTFPRVLSEYVRKGRLMSLQEAISKMTWMTAERFGIPGGELSVGSAADIVVFRPEEIEDKATFENPAIPPAGIEYVVLGGRVALKDGEIMNHHLGRSIRK comes from the coding sequence ATGGAGCTTGCTATAAATAATAGCTTGGTGATTGACCCTAAAAACAAAGTTTATTCAAAGCTGAATATTGCAGTTAATAACGGAAAAGTAGCAGAAATCACGCAAAAAAGACTTTCTGCCGATGTCACTATTGATGCGGATGGTATGGTGACGGCTCCAGGCTTTATAGATGCTCACATGCATGAAGGAGACTATGATAATGTAAGAGACAGCTTTGATACTGGGATATTTGAATGTATGTTGAGAATGGGAGTGACAACAGCAATTGGCGGAAATTGCGGTTCAGGTCCGGAAGATCCCGGTGAATACTTGGATGCCGCAGACCGATTGGGGCTGCCAATCAATCTGGCTTTACTGGTTCCTCACAATACACTCAGGCAAAGGGTAAAAGCAGCTGATAAATATCGGGCTGTCGGTATTGAGGATGCATATGCCATGAAGGAGTTGGCGGAGAATTGGCTTAACTGCGGCTGCATTGGCATATCCTTCGGGATACGCTACATTCCGGGCATAGACAGGCGCGAACTCCATATTATATCAGAAGCTGCAGTGGAAAGCAGGAAGGTAATAGCCGCACATATCAGAGATGATGCTTCAGTGGTTATACCATCTATAGCCGAAATTATGGATATAGCTGACAGGTTCGGAATACCAGTGCAGATTTCCCATATTGGAAGCATGGGAGGTTATGGGCAAATGGACGAAGTATTAGCATTCATTGATTACCACAGGTCACGAGGACTTGATGTTTATGCCGACTGTTATCCATACTCTGCTTTCAGCACCTGCATAGGCGAAACAACATATGATGATGGATTTCTGGAGCGTTATGGCACTTCCTATGAGAGTATTGAGATAGCAGAGGGCCCGTATAGGGGCAGCAGATGTACAAAGGGATTGTTTGAAAAACTAAGAGCTGAAGCCCCGGATACCTTAACAATAGGACATGTTATGAAAGAGTCGGAGATTTTAAAAGCTCTCGCTCATCCGGGGGTACTTATCGGCAGTGACGGTTTCATGCACTGCGGAGAAGGACATCCCCGCGCTGCAGGTACTTTTCCAAGAGTTCTTTCTGAATATGTCAGAAAAGGGAGACTTATGAGCCTTCAAGAAGCCATAAGCAAGATGACCTGGATGACAGCTGAACGCTTTGGCATACCAGGAGGAGAGCTGAGTGTTGGAAGTGCTGCAGATATTGTAGTATTCAGGCCGGAAGAAATTGAAGACAAAGCTACCTTTGAAAATCCGGCAATTCCTCCAGCTGGGATAGAATATGTCGTTCTGGGTGGCAGAGTTGCCTTAAAAGATGGAGAAATAATGAATCATCATTTGGGCAGGTCAATAAGAAAGTGA
- the lysA gene encoding diaminopimelate decarboxylase gives MDSKGCIEKNEKGHLVFDGCDAVELAKEYGTPLYVISESEIRKRCKRIKEHFTDKYTDTQALYASKAMSNLAIYKIIGEEGMGIDVVSGGELYTAIKAGFPAEKIYFHGNNKTPDEIKLAIDNNIGCFVIDNDHEIAIIQELAHESGKKIKALLRITPGVSGHTHEYISTGQIDSKFGFSINDDVALNAVKEVLKCPNIHFAGIHCHIGSNIYRVDAYREAVKVMTTLALQIKQELGVEIEELNMGGGFGVYDHDQDKPVDIVDFIEVTMKTIEEQCSIKNLKRPRIIIEPGRWIVGESGITLYTIGAIKDIKGIRKYVSVDGGMADNPRHALYKAVYKASVANKVNESCTDTVTIAGKCCESGDILIRNLKTPILEAGDILAVYGTGAYNYSMSSNYNRLRRPALVMVNKGKSKVIVRRETYEDLIKYEML, from the coding sequence ATGGATTCAAAAGGATGTATTGAAAAAAATGAAAAAGGGCATCTGGTTTTTGACGGCTGCGATGCTGTTGAGCTGGCTAAGGAATATGGCACGCCCCTTTATGTTATAAGTGAAAGCGAAATACGAAAAAGGTGCAAAAGGATAAAAGAGCATTTTACGGATAAATATACTGATACGCAAGCATTGTACGCAAGTAAAGCCATGAGCAATCTGGCCATTTACAAGATTATAGGCGAAGAAGGAATGGGTATTGATGTGGTGTCTGGTGGAGAATTGTACACTGCTATAAAAGCCGGTTTTCCTGCAGAAAAAATTTATTTTCACGGTAACAACAAAACTCCTGATGAGATTAAGCTGGCTATTGACAATAATATTGGCTGTTTTGTTATAGACAATGATCATGAGATTGCCATTATTCAAGAGCTAGCTCATGAGAGCGGCAAGAAGATTAAGGCGCTGCTTCGCATTACGCCGGGAGTATCTGGACATACCCACGAATATATTTCTACAGGTCAGATAGATTCTAAATTCGGCTTTTCAATTAATGATGACGTAGCTTTGAATGCAGTAAAAGAGGTACTTAAGTGCCCCAATATTCATTTTGCAGGTATCCACTGCCATATCGGCTCTAATATTTACCGCGTTGATGCATACAGAGAAGCGGTTAAGGTTATGACAACTCTCGCACTGCAAATCAAGCAGGAGCTTGGTGTGGAGATTGAAGAGCTGAATATGGGAGGCGGCTTTGGAGTTTATGATCATGATCAGGACAAACCTGTTGATATAGTAGATTTCATTGAAGTGACGATGAAGACTATAGAAGAGCAATGCTCTATTAAGAACTTAAAGAGACCAAGGATTATCATAGAACCGGGACGGTGGATCGTTGGCGAATCAGGTATAACACTGTATACCATAGGCGCAATAAAAGATATAAAAGGAATAAGAAAATACGTAAGTGTAGATGGCGGAATGGCGGATAACCCGAGACATGCTCTCTATAAGGCTGTATACAAGGCATCAGTGGCCAACAAGGTAAATGAATCCTGCACTGATACAGTGACTATAGCTGGGAAATGCTGCGAGTCAGGGGATATTCTTATCAGGAATCTTAAGACTCCGATACTGGAAGCCGGTGATATTCTGGCTGTATACGGCACTGGGGCCTATAACTATTCCATGTCCAGCAATTATAACAGGCTGAGGAGACCGGCATTGGTCATGGTCAACAAAGGAAAGTCAAAAGTTATTGTAAGAAGAGAAACATATGAGGATCTGATAAAGTACGAAATGCTTTAA
- a CDS encoding ABC transporter ATP-binding protein has product MENNKILEVKDLHVSFDTYAGEVQAVRGVTFDLYKAEAIAIVGESGCGKSVTAKSVMKLIPMPPGRFKKGNIIFNGKDITNYTRRQMEAIRGSEIGMIFQDPMTSLSPTMLVGRQIAEGVMQHQKVSKKQALEKAVEMLKLVGIPNPESRINQYPHEFSGGMRQRAMIAIALACNPKLLIADEPTTALDVTIQAQILDLMKELKKKIDTSIILITHDLGVVADIAERVIVMYAGKVVEAGNIDDIFYNPKHPYTWGLLKSVPRLDSGSKEELIPITGTPPDLFSPPKGCGFAARCKYAMKVCYMMQPEMTECGMGHNAACWLQHPDSPKIERPEGIGRS; this is encoded by the coding sequence ATGGAAAATAATAAGATTTTGGAAGTCAAGGATTTGCACGTATCCTTTGACACATATGCAGGAGAAGTCCAAGCGGTACGCGGTGTTACCTTTGATTTGTACAAGGCTGAGGCAATTGCAATAGTAGGAGAATCCGGCTGCGGCAAAAGCGTAACTGCAAAATCGGTAATGAAGCTTATACCTATGCCGCCAGGAAGGTTCAAAAAAGGGAATATTATATTTAATGGGAAGGACATAACTAATTATACTAGAAGGCAGATGGAAGCAATAAGGGGCTCGGAAATAGGGATGATATTCCAGGATCCTATGACTTCTTTATCGCCGACTATGCTGGTGGGAAGACAAATTGCTGAGGGTGTTATGCAGCATCAGAAAGTATCGAAGAAACAGGCATTGGAAAAAGCTGTTGAAATGCTTAAGCTGGTTGGCATACCAAACCCAGAGAGCAGGATAAATCAATACCCCCATGAGTTCAGCGGAGGTATGCGGCAGAGAGCGATGATTGCAATAGCTCTAGCATGCAATCCAAAGCTATTGATAGCTGACGAGCCTACTACTGCACTTGATGTTACCATCCAAGCGCAGATACTGGATTTGATGAAAGAGCTTAAGAAAAAGATAGATACCTCCATAATCTTGATAACACATGACTTAGGCGTTGTTGCCGACATTGCCGAGAGGGTAATAGTCATGTATGCAGGAAAGGTTGTGGAAGCAGGAAATATAGATGACATATTCTATAACCCCAAGCACCCGTATACCTGGGGACTTTTAAAGTCAGTACCGAGGCTTGATTCGGGCAGCAAAGAGGAGCTTATACCTATAACAGGCACACCTCCTGATTTGTTTTCGCCGCCAAAAGGCTGCGGTTTTGCAGCCAGGTGCAAGTATGCAATGAAAGTATGCTATATGATGCAGCCTGAAATGACTGAATGCGGAATGGGACACAATGCAGCTTGCTGGCTGCAGCACCCTGATTCACCCAAAATAGAGAGACCAGAAGGTATAGGCAGGAGCTAA
- a CDS encoding ABC transporter permease, whose amino-acid sequence MAVIEINKELFTHMGINEEYSETINRPSMTYWQDAWRRLKKNKIAMAGIVILTVFTLMAVIGPYMVKFTYNSTNLELLNQSPDKVHWFGTDSLGRDLWARVWMGARVSLFIGLAAAGIESLVGIIVGGVSGYLGGKADMIIMRFVDIMISIPELIFIILIMVVVGSGIMPIIIAFAITGWLRMARLVRGQVLQLKEQEFVLAAKTLGASSKRLVFRHLIPNTLGVIIVTLTMAVPNAIFYEAFLSFIGIGVRPPLASWGQLANTGAQVFEIYPFELFIPAVFISLTMLSLNLLGDGLRDALDPRLRK is encoded by the coding sequence ATGGCAGTGATTGAGATAAATAAGGAATTATTCACCCATATGGGTATCAACGAGGAATACAGTGAGACAATTAACAGACCAAGCATGACTTACTGGCAGGATGCATGGAGAAGACTTAAGAAAAACAAAATAGCAATGGCAGGGATTGTAATATTGACAGTTTTCACTTTAATGGCAGTAATCGGACCATATATGGTGAAGTTCACATATAATTCAACCAACCTGGAGCTTTTGAACCAGTCACCTGACAAAGTACACTGGTTTGGCACTGATTCCTTGGGAAGAGACTTATGGGCAAGAGTCTGGATGGGCGCAAGGGTATCCCTGTTCATAGGCCTTGCGGCAGCGGGTATAGAATCCTTAGTCGGTATAATTGTAGGCGGGGTATCCGGTTATTTGGGCGGCAAAGCTGATATGATTATCATGAGATTTGTAGACATAATGATTTCAATTCCAGAACTAATATTCATAATACTTATCATGGTAGTCGTTGGCTCAGGTATTATGCCCATAATCATAGCTTTTGCAATCACCGGCTGGCTGAGAATGGCAAGACTGGTGAGAGGGCAGGTGCTTCAACTTAAAGAGCAGGAATTTGTGCTTGCTGCCAAGACCTTGGGTGCAAGCTCTAAAAGATTGGTTTTTAGACATCTTATTCCAAACACACTTGGAGTTATAATAGTTACCTTGACTATGGCAGTACCTAATGCGATATTTTATGAAGCATTTTTAAGCTTTATAGGCATAGGTGTAAGGCCGCCGCTTGCAAGCTGGGGGCAGCTGGCAAATACAGGAGCTCAGGTATTTGAAATATATCCCTTTGAACTTTTTATACCTGCTGTTTTTATCAGTTTGACCATGCTTTCTCTTAACCTTCTTGGGGATGGTTTGAGAGACGCTTTGGATCCAAGGCTTAGAAAGTAG